The proteins below are encoded in one region of Triticum aestivum cultivar Chinese Spring chromosome 1B, IWGSC CS RefSeq v2.1, whole genome shotgun sequence:
- the LOC123084024 gene encoding defensin Tm-AMP-D1.2-like: MASPRRMSAAPAALLILLLLVAMEMGTMKVAEARTCQSKSHKFKGGCFSDSNCTSMCHTENFPRGQCHQHYVEPKCYCERDC; the protein is encoded by the exons ATGGCGTCCCCTCGCCGCATGTCCGCGGCGCCCGCCGCCCTCCTcatcctgctcctcctcgtcgccatgG AGATGGGGACGATGAAGGTGGCAGAAGCACGGACATGCCAGTCAAAGAGCCACAAATTCAAGGGCGGCTGCTTCAGCGACAGCAACTGCACCAGCATGTGCCACACCGAGAACTTCCCCCGCGGGCAATGCCACCAGCATTACGTCGAGCCCAAGTGCTACTGCGAGCGGGATTGCTGA
- the LOC123084035 gene encoding defensin Tm-AMP-D1.2, which produces MASPRRRMAAAPAAALLILLLLVATEMGTAEARTCESQSHRFKGACFSDSNCASVCRTENFPRGQCNTHYVERKCYCERDC; this is translated from the exons ATGGCGTCCCCTCGTCGTCGCATGgcggccgcgcccgccgccgccctcctcatcctgctcctcctcgtcgccacgG AGATGGGGACGGCGGAGGCCCGGACGTGCGAGTCGCAGAGCCACAGGTTCAAGGGCGCCTGCTTCAGCGACAGCAACTGCGCCAGCGTGTGCCGCACCGAGAACTTCCCCCGCGGCCAGTGCAACACGCACTACGTCGAGCGCAAGTGCTACTGCGAGCGGGACTGCTGA